One region of Gilliamella sp. ESL0405 genomic DNA includes:
- a CDS encoding ABC transporter permease subunit encodes MITYIFKKIVTFLFIICVLAQISFCLVYFVPHSTFQNLNFSDAYIAFFKQLLQGQFRLMSGETVPFLHTLLATFELCILALIVALLIGLPLGILLGLSNINWLNSSIRLSCLLFYSCPIVMLVVVVMHLISPNWTVLINYNVSPSVSGVSLLDIFTSSRTDKLSAILDQLHYLMLPTIILAIQPSIMTIQLISQNVKSTSRQNYIKMAIIRERSPFRVLRRHLLPNSIPNTIPQLTYNTTTLLFSTMVIEILFNRVGLGQWVMIAYRHHNYFIISIAILACGTVISLLTLLGEITAVAIYPLRRKEHYV; translated from the coding sequence ATGATTACCTATATATTTAAAAAAATAGTAACGTTTTTATTTATTATCTGCGTACTGGCTCAGATTAGCTTTTGTCTTGTCTATTTTGTTCCTCATTCCACCTTTCAAAATCTGAATTTTAGCGATGCCTATATAGCTTTTTTCAAGCAATTGCTACAAGGACAATTTAGATTGATGTCGGGTGAAACCGTGCCATTTTTACACACTTTATTAGCGACTTTTGAGCTGTGTATTTTGGCGTTAATCGTAGCGTTACTCATTGGTTTACCGCTCGGTATTTTATTGGGTCTTAGTAACATTAATTGGCTTAATAGTTCGATTCGATTGAGCTGTCTGCTATTTTATTCTTGCCCGATAGTCATGCTGGTTGTGGTGGTGATGCACTTAATATCACCAAATTGGACGGTATTGATTAACTATAACGTATCGCCTTCGGTATCCGGTGTTTCTTTGTTGGATATTTTTACTTCATCAAGAACAGATAAGCTAAGTGCGATACTTGATCAACTCCATTATCTGATGCTGCCAACAATTATACTTGCCATTCAGCCAAGTATTATGACAATTCAATTAATTAGCCAAAATGTCAAAAGTACCTCACGGCAAAATTATATTAAAATGGCGATTATTCGGGAACGTTCACCCTTTAGAGTGTTACGACGTCATTTATTACCTAATTCAATTCCGAACACGATACCGCAGTTGACCTATAATACCACGACACTGTTATTTTCAACTATGGTGATCGAAATTCTCTTTAATCGGGTTGGCTTAGGGCAGTGGGTGATGATAGCATATCGTCATCACAACTATTTTATTATCTCCATTGCTATTCTTGCTTGTGGGACAGTGATTAGTTTATTAACCCTATTAGGTGAAATAACCGCTGTTGCGATTTATCCACTGCGCCGTAAGGAGCATTATGTATAA
- the rne gene encoding ribonuclease E: MKRMLINATQQEELRVALVDGQRLYDLDIESLGHEQKKANIYKGKITKINPSLEAAFVSYGGERDGFLPLKEIAESYFPSNISGRRSIKHLQEGQEVLIQIEKEIRGKKGAALTTYISLAGSYLVLMPNDPRAGGVSRRIEGEDRDDLKRIIDALEKPKGMGVIARTAGVGKSQEELQQDLNALVTYWTAIQNEAKNHPAPSLIHKESDIITRAFRDYLRDDVGDILIDNPKVLEIAKKRLVDLGRVEYVNRLKLYDGDVPLFNHFQIEGQIESAFQREVRLPSGGSIVIDATEALTAIDINSAKSIRGSDIEETAFNTNLEAAEEIARQLRLRDLGGLIVIDFIDMTPVRNQREVENRLKEAMKTDRARIQTTRISRFGLLEMSRQRLSPSLREATHHICPRCQGTGTVRDNNSLSLSILRLIQEEAMKDNTVQIDVIVPVPIASYLLNEKRRAITNIERMHPDVKIVIAADEEMETPLYKVIRKRTGEETDVLSYNLPKLIRELEDEEEEQVAEVVVEQAVLSGPKVEACGTGKANNEPKVEKSTGLFGGLFSKIRNLFVAKKPEPEPEVKPKPTRKRDNQRSNNRRRNNKNNHTANNSNNAASDEVKETTRSNNRRSKQNNNANNNANANNNANNNVKAEKTVNEAPQPKVKEVKPRRQQRALTKSVRVKNSEATAPAQQERVVIPSLLLPVIVRDETQTAASDAQPKRQRRTSRHLRMNGPRNKRRLKNNELKTSPMPLPFAAASLELALGRVAIDYSQVVSQTQSNTPTRVVIPSLLLPVIVKPEDEVSSNGDAVEQTVEVSEAVAPQTTKSVVASEQKSEQQVPQQLELVSEPEQEAATETKIETETEQTTDTTHSSTGSASSAMTKAPAPDYVVSEAEIKSRQESDYNYAGKGNAGGLSAQDHAYAAAGKPMVSDD; the protein is encoded by the coding sequence ATGAAAAGAATGCTGATCAACGCAACCCAGCAAGAAGAGCTGCGTGTTGCCCTTGTTGATGGCCAACGCTTGTATGATTTAGATATCGAAAGTCTTGGACATGAGCAAAAAAAAGCCAATATATACAAAGGTAAAATCACTAAAATCAATCCAAGTTTAGAAGCCGCTTTTGTCTCTTATGGTGGTGAGCGAGATGGTTTCCTACCGTTAAAAGAGATCGCTGAAAGTTATTTCCCGTCTAATATTTCTGGTCGTCGTAGTATTAAACATTTACAAGAAGGTCAGGAAGTTTTAATTCAAATTGAAAAAGAGATTCGAGGCAAAAAAGGGGCGGCGTTAACAACCTATATTAGCCTTGCCGGTAGTTATCTTGTTTTAATGCCAAACGATCCACGTGCCGGCGGTGTATCACGCCGTATTGAAGGTGAAGATCGTGATGATTTAAAACGTATCATTGATGCCTTAGAAAAGCCAAAAGGTATGGGCGTTATCGCTAGAACAGCTGGTGTGGGCAAAAGTCAGGAAGAGTTACAACAAGATTTAAATGCACTGGTTACCTATTGGACAGCCATTCAAAACGAAGCTAAAAATCACCCGGCACCGAGTTTGATTCATAAAGAAAGTGATATTATCACCCGTGCTTTTCGTGATTATTTACGTGATGATGTTGGTGATATTTTAATCGATAATCCGAAAGTGCTCGAAATTGCTAAAAAACGTTTAGTTGATTTAGGGCGGGTTGAGTATGTTAATCGTCTTAAATTGTATGACGGTGATGTGCCTTTATTTAACCATTTCCAAATTGAAGGGCAAATTGAATCGGCTTTCCAACGTGAAGTCAGGTTACCTTCTGGTGGTTCGATTGTGATTGATGCAACAGAAGCATTAACTGCAATTGATATTAACTCCGCTAAATCAATTCGGGGGAGTGATATTGAAGAGACCGCATTTAATACTAACTTAGAAGCGGCAGAAGAGATTGCCCGCCAGTTACGTTTACGTGACTTAGGTGGCTTAATTGTTATCGACTTTATCGATATGACGCCGGTACGTAATCAACGTGAAGTTGAAAACCGCTTAAAAGAGGCGATGAAAACCGATAGAGCAAGAATACAAACAACCCGTATTTCTCGCTTTGGTTTACTTGAGATGTCTCGCCAGCGATTAAGCCCGTCGTTACGTGAAGCAACGCATCATATTTGTCCTCGTTGTCAAGGTACAGGTACGGTACGGGATAACAATTCATTATCGCTCTCGATTCTTCGTTTAATTCAAGAAGAAGCGATGAAAGATAATACTGTTCAAATCGATGTGATTGTGCCGGTGCCGATCGCCAGTTACTTGCTGAACGAAAAAAGACGAGCCATTACCAATATTGAAAGAATGCATCCGGATGTCAAAATCGTCATTGCCGCTGATGAAGAAATGGAAACACCGCTTTATAAAGTGATCCGTAAGCGTACTGGCGAAGAAACTGATGTGTTAAGTTACAATCTACCGAAATTGATTCGTGAACTTGAAGACGAAGAAGAAGAGCAAGTTGCCGAAGTTGTGGTTGAACAAGCGGTCTTATCCGGTCCTAAAGTTGAAGCGTGTGGTACCGGCAAAGCGAACAACGAGCCGAAGGTTGAAAAATCGACCGGTTTATTTGGTGGTCTGTTTAGCAAAATTCGTAACCTATTTGTTGCGAAAAAACCGGAGCCGGAACCAGAGGTTAAACCGAAACCGACCCGTAAACGTGATAACCAACGTTCGAATAATCGTCGACGTAACAACAAAAATAATCATACAGCGAACAATAGCAATAATGCCGCGAGCGATGAAGTAAAAGAGACAACTCGCAGCAATAATCGTCGCAGTAAACAAAACAATAATGCGAACAACAATGCTAATGCTAATAACAATGCCAATAACAATGTTAAAGCAGAAAAAACCGTTAATGAAGCGCCGCAACCGAAGGTCAAAGAGGTTAAACCAAGACGTCAGCAACGTGCATTAACCAAAAGTGTTCGGGTAAAAAATAGCGAAGCTACCGCACCTGCTCAGCAAGAGCGTGTTGTTATTCCGTCGTTATTATTACCGGTAATTGTGCGTGATGAGACTCAAACGGCCGCATCGGACGCTCAACCTAAACGCCAACGTCGTACATCCCGTCATTTACGTATGAATGGGCCACGTAATAAGCGTCGGTTGAAAAATAATGAGCTGAAAACCTCACCAATGCCATTACCATTTGCTGCGGCATCGTTAGAGTTGGCTTTGGGTCGGGTTGCTATTGACTACAGTCAAGTGGTCAGCCAAACTCAATCAAATACACCAACACGAGTTGTGATCCCTTCACTGTTATTACCGGTTATTGTTAAACCGGAAGATGAAGTGAGTAGCAATGGGGATGCTGTTGAGCAAACAGTTGAGGTAAGTGAAGCGGTTGCGCCGCAAACAACAAAAAGCGTTGTGGCAAGTGAGCAAAAGTCTGAGCAACAAGTACCGCAACAACTCGAACTGGTATCAGAGCCTGAGCAAGAAGCGGCGACTGAAACTAAAATTGAAACTGAAACTGAGCAAACGACTGACACCACGCATTCATCAACCGGTAGCGCCTCTTCAGCAATGACCAAAGCGCCAGCGCCTGATTATGTTGTCAGTGAAGCAGAAATAAAATCACGACAAGAGTCAGATTATAATTATGCCGGTAAAGGGAATGCTGGTGGTTTAAGTGCTCAAGACCATGCTTATGCCGCCGCAGGCAAACCAATGGTATCGGATGACTAA
- the syd gene encoding SecY-interacting protein, whose protein sequence is MSVPEKKALIDFTTRWIKQFDNAPKSEELHAIPSPCIIKTEQLAVYWQPFLLQPAKTLAIAEQLVGITLQQSAHIFYGTQYAGNMSAKFEQTNLVLLQAWNDDDFSNLEQNIIAHLLQQKKLRRLPTIFIAATDESTEIVALNNLTGEVVIEDLISGEVRPLAENLTCFLNKLTVLPAA, encoded by the coding sequence ATGAGTGTTCCTGAAAAAAAAGCCTTAATTGATTTTACCACACGCTGGATAAAGCAGTTTGACAACGCCCCTAAAAGTGAAGAGTTGCATGCCATACCTTCACCTTGCATAATCAAAACAGAGCAGCTAGCGGTATACTGGCAACCTTTTTTACTACAGCCGGCAAAAACGTTAGCTATTGCCGAACAACTGGTCGGCATTACCCTTCAACAAAGTGCCCATATTTTTTATGGCACGCAATATGCCGGCAATATGTCTGCAAAATTTGAACAGACAAATTTAGTGTTGCTCCAAGCGTGGAATGATGATGACTTCTCTAATCTTGAACAAAATATAATCGCCCATTTATTGCAACAAAAAAAATTAAGACGATTACCGACAATATTTATTGCCGCTACCGATGAAAGTACCGAAATTGTGGCATTAAATAACCTAACTGGCGAAGTGGTAATTGAAGACCTGATTAGCGGTGAAGTACGCCCATTGGCAGAAAATTTAACTTGTTTTCTCAATAAGTTAACCGTTTTGCCAGCAGCGTAA
- a CDS encoding amino acid aminotransferase, with translation MFEYLLQAPADPILGLADLYNSDERTNKINLSVGVYKDETTKTPILESVKKAERLLLDEETTKSYLPIDGVPLFNLATQKLLFGSEMERARTAQAPGGTGALRIMADFLSRRTKVKRIWVSNPSWPNHRSVFQTAGLEVREYRYYDAQNHGLDFAGLMEDLNLVTAGEAVLFHGCCHNPTGIDPTPEQWQAISELALKNGWLPLFDLAYQGFGQGIEEDVYGLRLFANHHPELLIASSYSKNFGLYNERVGAFTLIAADAEIADRSFSQVKTIIRANYSNPPAHGAKIVSYILNNDELKEEWIDELTSMRQRIHRMRQLFVKTLQDKGANQDFSFIAKQNGMFSFSGLSEEQVLKLRDNYGIYIVNSGRINVAGMTLDNMSRLCESIVDVL, from the coding sequence ATGTTTGAATATTTACTCCAAGCACCAGCTGATCCCATTTTAGGACTAGCGGATCTCTACAACAGTGATGAACGTACCAACAAAATAAATCTTAGCGTTGGGGTTTATAAAGATGAAACCACCAAAACACCTATTTTAGAGAGTGTGAAAAAGGCAGAACGTCTATTATTAGACGAAGAAACAACAAAAAGTTATTTGCCTATTGATGGCGTCCCTCTATTCAACCTTGCAACTCAAAAACTGCTTTTCGGCAGTGAAATGGAGCGAGCACGTACCGCCCAAGCACCCGGCGGAACAGGCGCTTTACGCATCATGGCCGACTTTTTATCACGCCGCACAAAAGTAAAACGCATCTGGGTAAGCAACCCTTCATGGCCTAATCATCGCAGTGTTTTCCAAACCGCCGGACTTGAAGTGCGTGAATACCGTTATTACGATGCACAAAATCATGGACTTGATTTTGCCGGATTAATGGAAGATTTAAACCTTGTCACCGCTGGTGAAGCGGTACTATTTCATGGTTGTTGCCATAATCCAACCGGCATCGACCCTACACCAGAGCAGTGGCAAGCTATCTCTGAGCTAGCGCTAAAAAATGGCTGGCTACCGCTATTTGATTTAGCTTATCAAGGATTTGGACAAGGGATTGAAGAAGATGTCTATGGATTGCGACTTTTTGCTAATCATCATCCTGAACTGTTGATTGCCAGCTCATATTCGAAAAACTTTGGACTTTACAATGAACGGGTTGGCGCATTTACCTTAATTGCTGCTGATGCTGAAATTGCCGATCGTAGCTTTAGTCAAGTTAAAACGATTATTCGAGCCAATTACTCTAATCCGCCGGCACATGGCGCTAAAATTGTCTCTTATATTTTAAACAATGATGAACTAAAAGAAGAGTGGATCGACGAATTAACCAGTATGCGCCAACGTATACACCGTATGCGACAACTGTTTGTCAAAACACTGCAAGATAAAGGTGCCAATCAAGACTTTAGTTTTATTGCAAAACAAAACGGTATGTTTTCTTTTAGCGGACTGAGTGAAGAACAAGTACTGAAATTACGTGATAATTATGGGATTTACATTGTAAATTCCGGACGTATTAATGTTGCCGGTATGACGCTGGATAATATGTCCAGACTTTGTGAGTCGATCGTTGATGTATTATAA
- the purB gene encoding adenylosuccinate lyase, whose product MASHILDFLVLGNNFGTSEMRAVWSEQNRLEKQVEVEVALAQAQGELGVIPADVAKTIVSKANAAQLSLEEIAEQAAKAKHSLMSTINALQQQVGQAGQFIHYGATTQDIVDTATVLQLKQSFSIIERDTKLVALELKRLAKQYQYLPMVGRTHGMQALPTTFGFKLAVWLDEFVRHLQRLNEIKQRVLVGNISGAICTYASIGKLGSQVEERALSRLGLNTPNIGWQAARDRFSEYASVMALISGSLGKIGNEFYNLMRTEINEVEEPFSDGKIGSTTMPHKRNPAALEGLASLTAPLLKSVALIHESMKVEHERDAMSWRAEWIALPEINLYISAQLQTALAVLKGLKVNADRMLANLSLQNGLLLSEKVMFEIGKRLGKQTAHHLVYQCAMRAFEQNQPFKTVLLADPNLNQEFSEAELDSWLDPINYLGLAPEKVDQVIDYAEQSGVLA is encoded by the coding sequence GTGGCTTCACATATTTTAGATTTTTTAGTTTTAGGTAATAACTTTGGTACCAGTGAAATGCGAGCGGTTTGGTCGGAACAAAATCGCTTAGAAAAGCAAGTTGAGGTGGAAGTTGCGTTAGCACAAGCGCAAGGTGAATTAGGTGTTATTCCTGCCGATGTAGCAAAAACCATTGTGAGTAAAGCCAATGCCGCTCAATTATCCCTTGAAGAAATTGCCGAACAAGCGGCTAAAGCTAAGCACTCGTTAATGTCAACCATTAACGCCCTTCAACAGCAAGTTGGTCAAGCCGGTCAGTTTATCCATTATGGCGCAACCACTCAAGATATTGTCGATACCGCAACGGTGTTGCAGTTAAAACAATCTTTTTCCATTATTGAACGTGATACCAAGCTGGTCGCTCTTGAGTTAAAACGTTTAGCCAAACAGTATCAATATCTACCAATGGTTGGGCGCACCCATGGTATGCAAGCGTTACCGACGACCTTTGGTTTTAAGCTGGCAGTCTGGCTTGATGAGTTTGTCCGTCATTTACAGCGGTTAAACGAAATCAAACAACGGGTGCTCGTGGGGAATATCAGTGGCGCAATTTGTACTTATGCCTCAATCGGTAAACTGGGATCGCAAGTTGAAGAACGTGCTTTATCTCGACTAGGACTCAATACCCCCAATATTGGCTGGCAAGCAGCACGTGATCGCTTTTCCGAATATGCCTCAGTCATGGCACTTATCAGCGGCAGTTTAGGTAAAATTGGCAATGAGTTTTATAACTTAATGCGCACTGAAATTAATGAAGTGGAAGAGCCGTTTTCTGACGGTAAAATCGGTTCAACCACCATGCCCCATAAACGCAATCCCGCAGCTTTAGAAGGCCTTGCCAGTTTAACTGCGCCTTTATTAAAAAGTGTGGCATTAATCCATGAATCGATGAAAGTTGAACATGAACGTGACGCCATGAGCTGGCGAGCGGAGTGGATCGCCCTGCCGGAAATTAACCTCTATATTTCAGCACAATTACAAACAGCGTTAGCGGTGCTTAAAGGTTTGAAAGTCAATGCCGATCGTATGTTAGCCAATTTATCTCTACAAAATGGCTTACTGCTTTCAGAAAAGGTGATGTTTGAAATAGGTAAACGGCTAGGCAAGCAGACTGCACATCATTTGGTTTATCAATGTGCGATGCGAGCGTTTGAGCAAAATCAACCGTTTAAAACCGTGTTACTGGCCGATCCAAATTTAAATCAAGAATTTAGCGAAGCCGAACTTGATAGCTGGCTCGATCCAATTAACTATCTTGGCTTAGCACCGGAAAAAGTCGATCAGGTTATCGATTATGCTGAGCAAAGTGGAGTATTAGCATGA
- a CDS encoding GNAT family N-acetyltransferase, whose product MSVRLITHADIPAYQRLLHDAYQATTQLGIHFAAATVTPEQIARHIDSNAVYVYEKQGQLVSTLSIRFPWGNNPGPYGLPHLGWFATCQHYKGQGFGNALWEFVEKQILINQLKLPAVTLGTAANHPWLAQIYIKKGYHEIGQADLTADHTTIYFEKIFNHQSYSEWQNRSTKICKP is encoded by the coding sequence ATGAGCGTTCGCCTGATCACCCACGCCGATATTCCTGCTTATCAACGGCTGTTACATGATGCCTATCAAGCTACCACGCAATTAGGGATCCATTTCGCTGCCGCAACGGTCACGCCAGAACAAATCGCCCGGCATATTGATTCAAATGCCGTTTATGTTTATGAAAAACAGGGGCAATTAGTTTCAACGTTAAGCATCCGTTTTCCGTGGGGCAATAATCCCGGGCCTTATGGGTTACCGCATTTAGGTTGGTTTGCAACCTGTCAGCACTATAAAGGACAAGGTTTTGGCAATGCGCTATGGGAATTTGTTGAAAAGCAGATTTTAATTAACCAGCTAAAGTTACCCGCTGTCACCCTCGGCACGGCAGCAAATCACCCATGGTTAGCACAGATTTATATTAAAAAAGGCTACCATGAAATTGGTCAAGCCGATTTAACCGCTGATCACACCACTATCTATTTTGAAAAAATATTTAATCATCAAAGCTACAGCGAATGGCAAAACAGGAGTACCAAAATATGCAAACCATAA
- a CDS encoding amino acid ABC transporter substrate-binding protein translates to MQTIKTLCSAALIASLTLLTACDNQSKTQAPEKTVIKVGSTGQSYPNGYKQDDKLVGFDVEVTQAIANELGYQVEWVIAEFGGLMGQFDSGRLDTIANAVAITPARQAKYDFSNAYSFYGSQIVTHKDNQTINTLPDFNGKTIAGVLGSNHINNLKKAFPNNEITIKTYETRDGAMYDTEYQRVDGYVNSKPILLAEIKRKNLPFKLVGDPITIEQVAFPFSKDEKGQALREKFNQALEKLRANGTLKNLSIKYFGEDITS, encoded by the coding sequence ATGCAAACCATAAAAACCCTATGTTCGGCAGCGTTAATCGCTAGCTTAACCTTATTAACGGCATGCGATAACCAATCGAAAACTCAAGCCCCCGAAAAGACCGTTATTAAAGTCGGTTCAACCGGTCAAAGTTATCCTAATGGTTATAAGCAGGATGATAAATTAGTCGGTTTTGATGTGGAAGTAACACAAGCCATTGCCAACGAGTTAGGCTATCAAGTTGAATGGGTGATTGCTGAATTTGGTGGCTTAATGGGGCAGTTTGATTCGGGGCGATTAGATACCATTGCCAATGCCGTTGCCATTACGCCAGCCCGTCAAGCTAAGTATGATTTTTCCAATGCTTACAGCTTTTATGGTAGCCAAATTGTGACACATAAAGATAATCAAACCATTAACACTCTGCCCGACTTTAACGGCAAAACTATTGCCGGCGTTTTAGGGTCAAATCATATTAACAATCTGAAAAAAGCCTTCCCGAATAATGAGATCACCATTAAAACTTACGAAACAAGGGACGGAGCCATGTATGACACCGAATATCAGCGTGTTGACGGTTATGTCAATTCTAAACCGATTTTACTGGCCGAAATCAAACGCAAAAATTTACCGTTTAAATTAGTCGGTGATCCAATCACTATCGAACAAGTGGCGTTCCCATTTAGTAAAGATGAGAAAGGTCAGGCACTGCGTGAAAAATTTAATCAAGCTTTAGAAAAGTTACGTGCTAATGGCACCTTGAAAAATCTATCGATTAAATATTTTGGCGAAGATATTACCTCATGA
- a CDS encoding amino acid ABC transporter permease, which translates to MNFNIDYFFGVFGQILPYLPVTLFIAIVSISFAIVLGLAIALLRNNKIIIVDAIFSLFISLFRGIPSVVLLFIIYYGLPQIFPVLKQMGATTAAIICFSLKYAAYLAEIFRAGLASVDIGQKEAGLTSGLTIFQVYRGIILPQAMVNALPNTGNMFISLLKDSSVAFFVGVQELLAAGKMLTANSFLYFETYLAVGIVYWLTVVAYSWLQKQLERKLTKPYHR; encoded by the coding sequence ATGAATTTTAATATAGACTATTTTTTTGGCGTGTTTGGGCAGATATTACCGTATTTGCCGGTCACGCTTTTTATTGCGATAGTCTCAATATCATTTGCCATTGTTTTAGGATTGGCTATCGCCCTGTTGCGTAATAACAAGATAATAATTGTTGATGCAATTTTTTCGCTGTTTATTTCGCTATTTCGTGGTATACCGTCGGTCGTGTTACTGTTTATTATCTATTACGGATTACCACAAATCTTTCCGGTATTAAAGCAAATGGGCGCAACCACGGCGGCCATTATCTGCTTTAGCCTAAAATATGCAGCCTATTTAGCCGAAATCTTTCGGGCGGGTTTGGCATCGGTCGATATCGGTCAGAAAGAGGCGGGATTGACATCGGGTTTAACTATCTTTCAAGTTTATCGAGGCATAATATTGCCACAAGCAATGGTTAACGCCCTGCCCAATACCGGTAATATGTTTATCTCGTTACTTAAAGATTCATCAGTAGCTTTTTTTGTCGGTGTGCAAGAGTTACTTGCCGCAGGGAAGATGTTAACGGCCAACTCTTTTCTCTATTTTGAAACCTATTTAGCGGTGGGTATTGTCTATTGGCTTACTGTGGTCGCTTATTCGTGGCTACAAAAGCAGTTAGAACGAAAACTGACTAAGCCATATCATCGTTAA
- a CDS encoding amino acid ABC transporter ATP-binding protein, producing MIKVSELSKRFANNPVLKEINLNVKQGEVVAIIGPSGSGKSTLLRCLNLLEKPDSGIIQIGEVTLDCQHYNHRQETELRKQSAMVFQHYNLFKNKTALENITYPLIVGQKMDKKQALQRGLWLLERVGMVDYANQYPITLSGGQQQRIAIARALAVRPKVLLFDEPTSALDPERVHEVLQVMLQLAKENITMIIVTHEMEFAKYVADRIIFMANGIIVEEGLAKSIIDNPQNALTQRFLRQLTDDIDFQI from the coding sequence ATGATTAAGGTATCAGAGCTATCAAAAAGGTTTGCCAATAATCCAGTATTAAAAGAAATTAACCTAAATGTAAAACAAGGTGAAGTGGTGGCAATTATTGGTCCGTCAGGTTCGGGAAAATCCACCTTATTGCGTTGCTTAAATTTATTAGAAAAACCCGACAGCGGCATTATCCAAATTGGCGAGGTGACGCTTGATTGTCAGCACTATAATCACAGGCAAGAGACCGAATTGCGTAAACAGTCGGCAATGGTGTTTCAACACTATAACTTGTTTAAAAATAAAACGGCGTTAGAAAACATTACTTATCCGTTAATCGTTGGCCAAAAAATGGATAAGAAACAGGCGTTGCAACGAGGGCTGTGGTTACTTGAAAGGGTGGGCATGGTTGATTATGCCAATCAATATCCGATCACGTTATCCGGCGGGCAACAACAACGCATTGCTATCGCCAGAGCGCTGGCAGTCAGACCGAAAGTGTTGTTATTTGATGAGCCAACCTCCGCACTCGATCCGGAGCGGGTGCACGAAGTATTACAAGTGATGCTGCAACTTGCTAAAGAAAATATCACAATGATTATTGTGACGCACGAAATGGAGTTTGCTAAATATGTGGCCGATCGGATTATCTTTATGGCTAACGGCATTATTGTTGAGGAAGGCTTAGCAAAATCAATTATCGACAATCCCCAAAATGCCTTAACCCAACGCTTTTTACGGCAATTAACGGATGATATCGATTTTCAAATTTAG